CCCTCGTGTCATGTCACGCTGGCTGTATATTTATCTGAAAGAATCTAATTTGATTTTATGATTATATaccaaaatatcaaaaataaaaatattggacATCCGAGCAAGTTGACTTTAGTTCTAATGTTTATCAACtttattggttttttttttcacgagaataaaaattattatgcaAAAAGCTTGTCtcctttttaaatttatctaagAATATATgagagaatttatttaaattcaatttatacaaatataaaatataaaaatataattaatatcatataaaaattaattgtgattcatttatttatttttaacactataaaaaatataataatagttatcaataaaaattattgataaaataaattagcaATAACttacttatatttttaatattttttaattattatttttaatttataactataatttaaatatatataattggttttaaatttattatatactaTTGACATTTAatgcaaatatatatatatatatatatatatatttaaaataaaaattaaaaattaaaaaagtaaaatttaaaatttttcatatttatttaaatatatttatcactaaattaaatttataaatgcaatacaaatatatatatatatatataaaaaggaaTCTGTTGTTAATTCACGTaaacaagatttgaggagaacTTATAGTAATGTCTAACCTTCTATGTTTTTCACCAATCCCATAATTtagtaaaaagtaaattatgGATTCATGTATATTTGTAAGGCAGTTGCCAACTAGCAAACTTTGGCGGTTGCCTTTTAAGCCTAAGCCATCTTCACGTGGTGTGCTCCAgttgttttctttcttctttttttttccctcgcAATTGTTTAATTTGCTATATAAGACTTCACTACTCTACGCAAACActaacttcttcttcttgttgttTCAACAAAAAGCAAGAAGAAGACATGGAATCCTCCAAGATCTCAGCTTTCTTCTTCATTTGCATGGTTTTTGTTTCCTCCGCCTCCCCAATTCTGGACTGCGGTTCTTGCGGCAAGCCACCAAAGCACAATGGCCACAAGGGAAAATCTCCTCATCACGGTCCCATTAATATTCCTCCCATTGTTAAGCCTCCAATCAACTTGCCACCAGTCCTTCCTCCCATTGTCAAGCCACCAGTCACTCTCCCTCCAGTAACACTTCCTCCCATTAAGCCACCGGTTACTCTTCCTCCCATTAAGCCACCGGTTACTCTTCCTCCCATTAAGCCACCGGTGACTCTTCCTCCCATTAAGCCACCGGTGACTCTTCCTCCCATTAAGCCACCAGTgactcttcctcttcctcccaTTAAGCCACCAGTGACTCTTCCTCCCATTAAGCCACCGGTGACTCTTCCTCCCATTAAGCCACCAGTGACTCTTCCTCCCATTAAGCCACCGGTGACTCTCCCTCCAGTGACTCTTCCTCCTATTAAGCCACCAGTGACTCTTCCTCCCATTAAGCCACCGGTGACTCTCCCTCCAGTGACTCTTCCTCCTATTAAGCCACCAGTGACTCTCCCTCCTATTAAGCCACCGGTGACTCTTCCTCCAATCACAGTTCCTCCAGTGCTTCCAAACCCACCAAAGGGAGGTATTCCATGcccaccaccagcagcagcaAATGATAAATGCCCAATTAACACTCTTAAACTGGGTGCCTGTGTAGATCTTCTTGGTGGGCTGGTGCATGTTGGTCTCGGTGACCCAGTTGTGAACAAGTGTTGCCCAGTTCTTCAAGGACTTGTAGAACTTGAAGCTGCAGTCTGCTTGTGCACCACTCTCAAACTCAAGCTTCTCAACCTTAATATCTATGTCCCTCTTGCTCTTCAGCTCCTTGTTGCCTGTGGGAAGACACCTCCTCCTGGTTACACGTGCTCTCTTTAGACGACCCATGTAAAGTACTTCCACTACTTCATCTTTAAACGCATGCAAGAAACCTTATAACATTATAACTAATATTTTGGTAGTTTAGTTTCACTGATATATATTAGGGTTTTGACAACCAAATTGTTGCTGTAgccattaatttaaaattattataaaaaataaaatttattattattattttcttcaaaagaaaagagaaagaaaagtagAGTACGTAGAGAAATCATGAGAAATCCAAGGATATGATTCTTATATCTAGTACAAATTCAAAGTACTCATAGAGGTTTACATGTCTACATGTTGTAGGATGTTAgaagcattttaatttttttaattaacaatattttatttatttattaataaaaaattatttgactATTATGGATATATGATAGGTGTATGTGTATGCAGGTTGCCAGAAGCAGAAATCGACATGAGAGGATGTCGAGCCTCATcgcctttttcttcttctttctctttctcttgtttgtttttttcttgATTGTTAATGATGAAATGTTTAGTTCATAAATTTGTAAACCATTTAAATTCTATAAAATTGTTGCATGTGTGTTTAATTTGTCTTAGACAATAATGCAAATCAAGATCATTTTCTCCATGTCATTATTCTTAACATGAatgattttgtaaaaaaataaatttaaataaatttttacaaaatagaAGTAagacatttatataaaaaataattattattttttaaatggttaGTTAGttaacatatttttaaaattagttattcacttagagattttatttatctatttattttattctttttataatttctcTGGATTAAGGGGTCAGACAGCCTCCATTGATCCTCTCTATACTAATTCTTGGCTTTTGAAATtttgtgatttattttttaaattttaaatgagagaattaatagaaaaaatttaaattgaattttttttatgaattttttttaattgcaaaTTGATGATAAAGTTGTAATGTTTCTTTTTCATGTGCATCCAAAGCAAAGAAATCAAACATTCTAATTTTgttgaagaaagaaaaataaggtCATTATCCATAGTTAATCAATCAGATTCAAGTTCCATTTTAGGGTAGAATCCACCATAACATCAGTAGACAGAGGAAGAGGGTGAACACGTTGGTTTTGGAATTCCAGTGGGCTATTGTTCCTTTCTTCTGAAACGCAATTTTCATCAATCACGAGGACTACAATTTTctaataacaatatatatatatatataatatctaattttttatttaaaatttataatttaatttgtattaaattaatatttaataatattgtatAGTTAACAAAAGACAGCAATTTTCAAATGTCATCACAAAAAAATATCCATAttgtatataaaatataattattaattaatattttttataatatttaaagaaaataaattttattttattttatttttaaatttataattcaatcCGCGTTTAAACAGTATTTTTTGAAGATATGATTTTCACATAAATATTTTACGATATTTACAATTATCCTTATTTGTTATTAGTGCGATATTACGTAcggaatattattttaatataaattaaattataaattttaaaataaaaaataataaaattataaaatattttttattttttattttttttaaaataaaaaataatattattttttaggaGTGAGCAATGTTCggttaaacaaaaaaaattgacagaatcgaattaatttaaaattttaatttagacttttatttattttgatttgatttaatttttaattttaaaaattttaattattttgatttgattcagaaactagtaataataatatattatttttgataatatagtataattaaaattgaaatatttcaattaaattttaaaatatttaaaataatatataaaaaataaaaagtttattaaaaaatcgaatcgattaaattaaattgagtcaaattaaatcgattcaaatcgaatcaaattaatttaaatcaaattaatttctaaaaattaattgagtttgattttcacaaatattaaaattttcgcTATGACCGAATCCAGCGAATGGTGACTCTAATTTTTAGGACCATGAGCGGAGAACAGGGACCATCCTAAATTCCTTTTAACAGTTTTACCGTAAACAGTGGGAGATGCAGTCATTGAATTGCAGAACTTCACAAGTAATTTGAGAGAGAAATGTCCCCttcaattcaaataaaattccTATTCAATGGTACCTTTTTTATCACAAAAACCACTCAGTGCGTTGAGATATAATATTGGAAGGACCTCTTGCCTTGTCACTTTCATTCCAATATCGCAGAGTTCAGTTCAATTAATATTTTACCCTAATTAAGTTGATATCTGTGATATTAATGGGTCCATCAAATACAAGGAATATTCAATGTTTGTTCAACTTCAGAATCAAATTGTAAACCTAATTAAGAGCCACTTTGGGAACAATAAAATCTTGCCTTTTCAAacgtattttattttattatcacaTCTCTTGAAATTCGATTAGTACTAATTTATAGATATAGAATTCTGTCAATTATAAGTGCAATAAAAATCTATTGAATTACGTTCTTTAACAAATAACTTCTCATAAATTCTCGTGGATATAAGATTCCGTCATTATAAATGTAATGAAAATCTgctgaattatattttttaacagtAATTTTTCATAGAGTCTCGCTATGTAATTGAGAGGATAAGTTTTGACGAAAAGTCAAGATCTATATGTCTTAGTAAAACTGAATTATCTGATCAAAATTTTGTCACATAaccttatttttaaatattagctcatgacttattttaaaaaattatatataaattaatttctctgAATAATTAATCTGTTTGTATATATGCATGCACTTTAATGATTCCACaatttaaatgaataatttatccacgtttatagtttaattttatctttattctattatttttttatttttaaatagtaaaataacttTATTCTTATGCTTGCAATGtgatattttactattttttagtaatatatatttttaaaaaatgttaaaatcaatagtaaaaatttttatggtaaaaaatataaaatttataatagtaGCAATATATAATAATACCATATGTTACAGCTATAAAactataattctaaatattttataataacattATAGTTgttgttaaaaaataattattaacacCAATAAATATTAtagctaataaaatttttttattaatgtccacaatttttattatttttatattttttatatattaatgtcaaaaattatttatattgttgTGGTATATTATTCAATATAACAGCAAAATTAATATTgctctaaaattttttattattaattttgatatttattataGTGCTggactaaataattttaaaataaaaaattcaaaaggtGGTGTATGATGACTGCAGGGCTCTAGATGCCTAAGCCTGAGGCtgtccaaaattaaaaaaattgggcTTGAGCTCAATGACGACTCAATTCGCTGCTTTAAGCCCCATACTAATTTAGGGCCTATCTAGACAAGTTGAATTGGAAGAGAATCTGTCCATTGTATCTTGACTCTAAATATTCATTAGCCTCCGTGTGAAAAGGCAACTCTGAGAAGTTCAGGATTGTATTTAAATGGTGccggataaaattaaattatcgtGAAAATAATATCGTACTTTCGTACGTACTGTTAATGTAAATTTGCATGTAGAacgaaaattataaaaagaaaaaaaataaagagaagcgtgagagaaatgaaaaatcaaatttaacaaaatatatCTAACCTATATCTATTCTTAATCTCAAATATCAGTATGCACTTATACACTCACATCACATGAATTAAGTTAATTAAGTTATTCACAACGAAAAAgttgaaagagaaagaagaataaaaacaAAAGTGAAGAAAGAAAATCACTTCTGGTGAAAAGGTGAGAGAGTAAATTTATATTGAGCTCATGTAATGTGTGGTCCTGAAGATGTTGAAACCATAGGCTGAGGCTCTATATGCATGTGATTATTTATCATCAGTGGGTAGCTAACATGAACCATGCACATATAGAGCCTACGGTTGAACCAGAATGTAGGGACCACTTTGAGCTATGGC
This Manihot esculenta cultivar AM560-2 chromosome 6, M.esculenta_v8, whole genome shotgun sequence DNA region includes the following protein-coding sequences:
- the LOC110616987 gene encoding repetitive proline-rich cell wall protein 1; translation: MESSKISAFFFICMVFVSSASPILDCGSCGKPPKHNGHKGKSPHHGPINIPPIVKPPINLPPVLPPIVKPPVTLPPVTLPPIKPPVTLPPIKPPVTLPPIKPPVTLPPIKPPVTLPPIKPPVTLPLPPIKPPVTLPPIKPPVTLPPIKPPVTLPPIKPPVTLPPVTLPPIKPPVTLPPIKPPVTLPPVTLPPIKPPVTLPPIKPPVTLPPITVPPVLPNPPKGGIPCPPPAAANDKCPINTLKLGACVDLLGGLVHVGLGDPVVNKCCPVLQGLVELEAAVCLCTTLKLKLLNLNIYVPLALQLLVACGKTPPPGYTCSL